The following are encoded together in the Vibrio splendidus genome:
- the fcrX gene encoding ferric iron uptake transcriptional regulator FcrX gives MSDNNQALKDAGLKVTLPRLKILEVLQQPDCQHISAEDLYKKLIDLGEEIGLATVYRVLNQFDDAGIVTRHHFEGGKSVFELSTQHHHDHLVCLDCGEVIEFSDDLIEERQKEIAQRYNVQLTNHSLYLYGKSITGDCKGNPDAHKAKK, from the coding sequence ATGTCAGACAATAATCAAGCGCTAAAAGATGCTGGTCTTAAAGTGACCCTCCCACGGCTCAAAATTTTAGAAGTATTACAACAACCAGACTGCCAACATATTAGTGCTGAAGATTTATATAAAAAGCTGATCGACTTAGGTGAAGAGATAGGTCTTGCGACCGTTTATCGCGTACTGAACCAATTCGATGATGCTGGCATTGTAACTCGCCACCACTTCGAAGGCGGCAAGTCTGTATTTGAACTTTCAACACAGCATCACCACGATCACCTAGTATGTTTAGACTGCGGTGAAGTTATCGAATTCTCTGATGATCTTATCGAAGAAAGACAAAAAGAAATCGCTCAACGCTACAACGTACAGTTAACTAACCACAGTTTATATCTGTATGGTAAAAGCATCACTGGGGATTGCAAAGGCAACCCAGACGCACATAAAGCGAAGAAGTAA
- the nagA gene encoding N-acetylglucosamine-6-phosphate deacetylase, producing the protein MYALSNCKIYTGSDVLTDHAVVIENELIKKVCPISELPEGIEVRDLNGANLSPGFIDLQLNGCGGVMLNDEITADTMQIMHKANLKSGCTSFLPTLITSSDEDMHAVITAAREYHNQYQNQSLGLHLEGPYLNVAKKGIHSVDHIRKSDSEMIELICENNDLVAKVTLAPELNDPEHIERLRKAGVVVSIGHTNATYAEARQGFESGITFATHLFNAMTPMVGREPGVVGAIYDTPEVYAGIIADGFHVDYANIRIAHKIKGEKLVLVTDATAPAGADMEYFIFVGKKVYYRDGKCVDENGTLGGSALTMIEAVQNTVEHAGIALDEALRMATLYPATAIGVESKLGRIKKGMVANLAVFDRDFNVKATVVNGQYEHN; encoded by the coding sequence ATGTACGCGCTAAGTAACTGTAAAATTTACACTGGTAGTGATGTTCTAACCGATCATGCTGTTGTAATCGAAAACGAACTGATCAAAAAAGTCTGTCCTATCTCTGAATTACCAGAAGGAATCGAAGTTCGCGACCTAAACGGAGCAAACCTAAGCCCAGGCTTCATTGACCTACAATTGAATGGTTGTGGCGGTGTAATGCTTAACGATGAGATCACTGCAGACACAATGCAGATCATGCACAAAGCAAACCTTAAATCTGGCTGTACTAGCTTCCTGCCAACGCTAATCACTTCTTCTGACGAAGACATGCACGCGGTTATTACCGCAGCTCGTGAATATCACAACCAATACCAAAACCAATCTCTTGGCCTACACCTTGAAGGTCCGTATTTAAACGTTGCGAAAAAAGGCATTCACAGCGTCGATCACATTCGTAAATCAGACAGCGAAATGATTGAGCTTATCTGTGAGAACAATGACCTTGTTGCAAAAGTAACATTGGCTCCAGAACTCAACGACCCAGAACACATTGAGCGTCTGCGCAAAGCTGGTGTGGTTGTTTCGATTGGTCACACGAATGCAACGTACGCAGAAGCGCGTCAAGGTTTCGAATCAGGTATCACTTTTGCCACTCATCTATTCAATGCAATGACTCCTATGGTTGGTCGTGAGCCTGGCGTTGTTGGCGCGATTTACGATACACCTGAGGTTTATGCTGGCATTATTGCCGATGGCTTCCACGTTGATTACGCAAACATCAGAATTGCGCATAAAATCAAGGGAGAAAAGTTGGTATTAGTGACGGATGCCACAGCTCCTGCAGGTGCTGACATGGAATACTTTATTTTTGTCGGTAAGAAAGTATATTACCGTGATGGTAAGTGTGTTGATGAAAACGGCACACTGGGCGGCTCAGCTCTGACTATGATTGAAGCAGTTCAGAATACAGTTGAGCACGCCGGTATCGCTTTAGACGAAGCTCTTCGCATGGCTACGCTATACCCAGCTACGGCTATCGGTGTAGAAAGCAAGCTAGGTCGAATCAAAAAAGGCATGGTTGCAAACCTAGCTGTATTTGACCGAGACTTTAACGTTAAAGCGACTGTTGTTAACGGACAATACGAGCACAATTAA
- the nagE gene encoding N-acetylglucosamine-specific PTS transporter subunit IIBC: protein MLPIATLPIAALLLRLGQGDLLDIPFMAEAGGAIFGNLPLLFGLGIAIGLSKDGNGAAGLAGAVAYFVLTATATTINADVNMSFFGGIFAGIIAGHSYNAFHATRLPEWLAFFAGKRLVPIMAGLFALVAGAVSGVVWPGIQSGLDALAHAVSTSGAVGQFVYGTLNRALIPVGLHHVLNSYFWFGMGTCQEIVVAGQGAFANITQLCVDPALAKTLVVGQEHTFTFANSVTPEITTVVKEVTETVKSGDLHRFFGGDKGAGVFMNGFFPVMMFGLPGAALAMYLAAPAEKRSQVGGALFSVAFCSFLTGITEPLEFMFVFLAPALYAMHAVFTGLSLVVANMFGTLHGFGFSAGLIDFVLNWGLATKPFTLLLIGLAFGALYFFTFSFAIRAFNLKSPGREDDDEAAAAPAGDAPKGDVARQYLKALGGHENLTSIDACITRLRLTLKDRSIADEVVLKKLGAKGVVKLGENNLQVILGPLAEIVAGEMKAIGAGEDLSDVKLP from the coding sequence ATGCTACCAATCGCAACGCTTCCGATTGCGGCGCTTCTTTTACGTTTAGGTCAAGGCGATCTACTTGATATTCCATTCATGGCAGAAGCTGGTGGTGCTATCTTCGGTAACCTACCATTGCTATTTGGTCTAGGTATCGCGATTGGTCTTTCTAAAGACGGTAACGGCGCAGCGGGTCTTGCTGGTGCAGTTGCTTACTTCGTACTAACAGCAACAGCAACGACAATTAACGCAGACGTTAACATGTCATTCTTCGGCGGTATCTTCGCAGGTATCATCGCAGGTCACTCTTACAACGCTTTCCATGCAACACGCCTTCCTGAGTGGCTGGCTTTCTTCGCGGGTAAACGTTTAGTACCTATCATGGCCGGTCTATTTGCACTTGTTGCAGGTGCTGTGTCTGGTGTGGTTTGGCCTGGTATTCAATCTGGTCTAGATGCACTAGCTCACGCGGTATCAACGTCTGGTGCTGTTGGCCAATTCGTTTACGGTACTCTTAACCGTGCACTAATCCCTGTAGGTCTACACCACGTATTGAACTCATACTTCTGGTTCGGTATGGGTACATGTCAAGAAATCGTTGTTGCTGGTCAAGGCGCATTCGCTAACATCACTCAACTTTGTGTTGACCCTGCACTGGCTAAAACTCTAGTTGTTGGTCAAGAGCACACATTCACATTCGCTAACTCAGTAACTCCAGAGATTACTACTGTTGTTAAAGAAGTGACTGAAACAGTTAAATCTGGCGACCTACACCGTTTCTTCGGTGGCGATAAAGGCGCTGGCGTATTCATGAACGGTTTCTTCCCAGTAATGATGTTCGGTCTACCAGGTGCTGCACTTGCAATGTACCTCGCTGCTCCTGCTGAAAAACGTAGCCAAGTTGGTGGCGCATTGTTCTCAGTTGCATTCTGTTCATTCCTAACAGGTATCACAGAGCCGCTAGAATTCATGTTCGTATTCCTAGCTCCTGCTCTATACGCAATGCACGCGGTATTTACAGGTCTGTCTCTAGTAGTGGCAAATATGTTTGGTACTCTGCACGGTTTCGGTTTCTCTGCTGGTCTAATCGACTTCGTACTGAACTGGGGTCTAGCAACTAAACCATTCACTCTACTATTGATTGGCTTAGCATTCGGTGCTCTATACTTCTTCACTTTCTCTTTCGCAATCCGCGCTTTCAACTTGAAATCGCCAGGTCGTGAAGATGATGACGAAGCTGCAGCAGCTCCTGCTGGTGACGCGCCAAAAGGTGACGTTGCTCGTCAATACCTGAAAGCTCTAGGTGGTCACGAAAACCTGACTTCAATCGATGCTTGTATCACTCGTCTACGTCTAACTCTTAAAGACCGCTCTATCGCTGATGAAGTTGTTCTTAAGAAACTTGGCGCTAAAGGTGTGGTTAAACTAGGTGAGAACAACCTACAGGTTATCCTAGGCCCACTAGCTGAAATCGTCGCTGGCGAAATGAAAGCTATCGGTGCAGGTGAAGACCTATCTGATGTAAAACTTCCATAG
- the nagC gene encoding DNA-binding transcriptional regulator NagC, which produces MNGGQIGNVDLVKQLNSAAVYRLIDQQGPISRIQVADVSQLAPASVTKITRQLLERGLIKEVAQQASTGGRRAISLTTEVEPFHSVAVRLGRDYIQISLHDLGGRELAFQQQDLNYSDQSDLTQGLVNNLKAFIAEHQPKIDQLIAIGVTLPGLVNPTTGVVEYMPNTDIDNLALSDIIRDTFHVACFVGNDVRGMALAEHYFGASKDSQDSILVSVHRGTGAGIIVNGQVFLGHNRNVGEIGHIQIDPLGEQCQCGNFGCLETVAANPAIVERVQKLIKQGYESSLTEIEHITIQDVCDHAINGDELAKQSLVRVGNQLGKAIAMTINLFNPQKVIIAGDITKAQEIVFPAIKRNVENQSLTAFHSGLPIVASQIDKHPTMGAFAMIKRAMLNGVLLQKLLED; this is translated from the coding sequence ATGAATGGCGGACAAATAGGTAACGTAGACTTAGTTAAACAACTAAACAGTGCGGCGGTATACCGACTAATAGACCAACAAGGGCCTATCAGTCGTATACAAGTGGCTGATGTAAGTCAACTCGCACCGGCAAGTGTTACAAAAATTACCCGCCAACTTTTAGAGCGCGGCCTAATTAAAGAGGTTGCGCAGCAAGCGTCTACTGGCGGTAGACGCGCTATCTCCCTAACCACAGAAGTAGAGCCTTTTCACTCTGTCGCTGTGCGCTTGGGTCGAGACTACATTCAAATAAGCCTGCATGACCTTGGCGGTCGTGAGCTGGCTTTCCAACAGCAAGACCTGAATTACTCAGACCAATCAGACCTCACCCAAGGCTTGGTCAATAACTTGAAGGCTTTCATTGCTGAACACCAACCAAAGATCGACCAACTGATTGCCATTGGTGTCACTCTTCCAGGCTTGGTTAACCCAACGACAGGTGTCGTTGAGTACATGCCAAATACAGACATCGATAACCTTGCGTTAAGCGACATTATTCGCGACACATTCCATGTTGCTTGTTTTGTTGGTAATGACGTTCGAGGAATGGCGCTTGCTGAGCACTACTTCGGTGCAAGTAAAGACAGCCAAGATTCTATTTTGGTTAGCGTTCACCGTGGTACTGGTGCTGGTATTATTGTTAATGGTCAGGTTTTCCTTGGTCATAACCGCAACGTGGGTGAAATTGGTCATATCCAAATTGATCCACTTGGCGAGCAATGCCAATGCGGTAATTTCGGTTGTCTTGAAACCGTAGCGGCAAACCCTGCCATTGTTGAGCGTGTCCAAAAGCTAATTAAGCAAGGTTATGAGTCCTCGCTAACAGAGATTGAGCACATTACCATTCAAGATGTATGTGACCATGCTATCAATGGCGACGAACTGGCTAAGCAAAGTTTGGTTCGAGTAGGTAATCAACTGGGTAAAGCTATCGCAATGACGATTAACTTGTTTAATCCTCAGAAAGTTATCATTGCTGGTGATATTACAAAGGCACAAGAGATTGTTTTCCCTGCAATTAAGCGCAATGTAGAGAATCAGTCGTTAACGGCTTTCCATAGCGGCCTGCCTATTGTAGCATCACAGATCGATAAACATCCTACGATGGGAGCTTTTGCCATGATTAAGCGCGCCATGCTCAACGGTGTGTTACTTCAAAAGCTTCTTGAAGACTAA
- a CDS encoding cation:proton antiporter family protein, whose product MELILISTAFIAGFIALKCHLPPLVGFLVAGFGLFALGFETNDTIITLADLGVTLLLFTIGLKLDIKTLLSKEIWAGATIHNLLSTLFFAVALFGFKFLGISSLAAMSIEQIVLLGFALSFSSTVFAVKSLQEKGEMNATYGTLAIGILVMQDIFAVVFLTASTGKIPEWYAIALFALPFCRPLFYKVLDWVGHGEMLVLFGIFFALVVGAGLFQFVGVKPDLGALILGMLLAGHPKASELSKSLFNLKELFLVCFFLNIGLSEQPTIQGFMLAILFLLLLPVKGVLYFLVLNRFKFRVRTSLLASLSLFNYSEFGLIVGGLAFKMGWMSGDILVAVAIAVSLSFLIAAPLNKAGHKLYQQSGKWLKEHAAEKLHQRDKRIDPGRAQVLILGMGRIGTGAYDELRSRYGKVSLGVEVREEAAHNHRSLGRNVISGDATDPDFWERILDTANVKLVILAMPHHQGNQTALEQLKSRNFKGQIAAIAEYSDQLETLKENGVDAAFNIYSEAGSGFARHVCEQLNPNINKI is encoded by the coding sequence ATGGAACTTATATTAATATCCACTGCGTTTATTGCAGGATTTATTGCTTTAAAGTGTCACCTTCCCCCATTGGTCGGCTTTTTGGTCGCTGGTTTTGGGCTTTTTGCTCTGGGTTTTGAAACCAATGACACCATCATTACCTTGGCTGACCTTGGTGTCACCCTGCTTCTATTTACGATTGGCTTAAAGCTCGATATCAAAACCCTGCTCTCTAAAGAGATCTGGGCTGGCGCAACAATCCACAACCTTTTATCCACTCTGTTTTTTGCGGTCGCCCTGTTTGGTTTTAAATTCCTAGGTATTTCCTCGTTGGCAGCTATGTCAATAGAACAGATTGTTCTACTCGGTTTTGCCCTTTCATTCTCTAGTACCGTATTCGCAGTTAAGTCTCTGCAAGAGAAAGGGGAAATGAATGCGACCTATGGAACATTAGCGATCGGTATTTTGGTCATGCAGGATATCTTTGCCGTGGTCTTCTTAACGGCATCGACAGGCAAAATTCCAGAGTGGTATGCCATCGCACTGTTCGCTTTGCCATTCTGTCGTCCATTGTTCTACAAAGTCCTCGACTGGGTTGGTCACGGCGAAATGTTGGTGCTGTTCGGCATTTTCTTCGCATTGGTCGTCGGTGCAGGCTTGTTCCAGTTTGTAGGGGTTAAACCAGATCTAGGTGCTCTGATCTTAGGTATGTTGTTAGCCGGTCACCCAAAAGCTTCAGAGCTGTCGAAATCGCTGTTTAACCTCAAAGAGCTTTTCCTTGTCTGCTTCTTCTTGAATATTGGATTATCCGAGCAACCTACCATTCAAGGCTTTATGCTCGCCATCTTATTCTTGCTGTTGCTGCCAGTGAAAGGCGTGCTTTACTTCTTGGTACTCAACCGCTTCAAATTCCGTGTTCGAACCTCTCTACTCGCCTCTCTATCATTATTTAACTACAGTGAATTTGGTCTTATCGTCGGTGGTCTTGCCTTTAAGATGGGGTGGATGTCTGGCGATATATTAGTAGCGGTGGCAATTGCGGTTTCGTTATCGTTCTTAATCGCTGCTCCTTTAAACAAAGCGGGTCATAAGCTTTATCAACAGTCAGGTAAGTGGCTCAAAGAGCACGCTGCTGAAAAGCTTCACCAACGTGATAAACGAATTGATCCTGGTCGCGCACAAGTGCTTATTCTTGGTATGGGGCGCATTGGTACCGGCGCCTACGATGAATTGCGTTCTCGCTATGGCAAGGTTAGCTTAGGTGTCGAAGTTCGTGAAGAAGCCGCACACAACCATAGAAGCCTTGGAAGAAACGTTATTTCTGGCGATGCAACTGACCCAGATTTCTGGGAGCGTATCTTAGATACAGCAAACGTGAAGCTAGTGATCTTGGCGATGCCTCATCACCAAGGTAATCAAACAGCCTTAGAACAGCTAAAATCACGTAATTTTAAAGGTCAAATCGCCGCCATTGCTGAATACTCCGATCAGCTAGAAACATTGAAAGAGAATGGTGTCGATGCAGCATTCAACATCTACAGTGAAGCTGGTAGTGGTTTTGCTCGACACGTGTGTGAGCAATTAAACCCTAACATCAATAAGATCTAA
- the glnS gene encoding glutamine--tRNA ligase, translating to MSEAEARPSNFIRQIIDKDLADGTHSSVHTRFPPEPNGYLHIGHAKSICLNFGIAQDYQGQCNLRFDDTNPEKEDVEYVESIKNDVSWLGFEWSGDICYSSNYFDTLYAYAVELINKGLAYVDELSPEQIREYRGTLKEPGKASPYRDRSPEENLALFEKMRDGGFEEGKACLRAKIDMSSSFMVMRDPVIYRVRFAHHHQTADKWCIYPMYDFTHCISDALEGITHSICTLEFQDNRRLYDWVLDNITIDCQPRQYEFSRLNLEYTVMSKRKLNQLVVENLVEGWDDPRMPTISGLRRRGFTSSSIREFCKRIGVTKQENMIEFGSLESCIRDDLNENAPRAMAVLDPIKVVIENYDADTVETLTVANHPNKPEMGTREVPFTREVWIERDDFREEANKKYKRLVLGKEVRLRGAYVIKAERIEKDAEGNITTIFCSYDNETLGKNPADGRKVKGVIHWVSADKALPAEIRLYDRLFTVANPAAADDFAATLNPESLVTLNGFVEPSLAEGVAEQAYQFERTGYFCVDSKDSKTDALVFNRTVGLRDTWGKTEA from the coding sequence ATGAGTGAAGCTGAGGCTCGTCCATCGAATTTCATTCGCCAAATTATCGATAAAGATTTAGCGGATGGTACACACAGTAGCGTGCATACTCGTTTCCCGCCGGAGCCAAATGGCTACCTGCACATTGGTCACGCTAAATCTATTTGCTTGAACTTTGGTATTGCTCAGGACTACCAGGGACAATGTAATCTTCGTTTCGATGATACAAACCCTGAAAAAGAAGACGTTGAATACGTTGAGTCAATTAAGAATGATGTAAGCTGGTTAGGCTTCGAATGGTCGGGTGATATTTGTTACTCATCAAACTACTTCGATACGCTTTACGCTTATGCTGTGGAATTAATTAATAAAGGCTTAGCGTATGTTGACGAGCTAAGTCCTGAGCAGATCCGTGAATACCGTGGCACGTTAAAAGAGCCAGGTAAAGCGAGCCCATATCGTGATCGCAGCCCTGAAGAAAACCTAGCGTTGTTTGAAAAAATGCGTGACGGTGGCTTCGAAGAAGGCAAAGCATGTTTACGTGCTAAGATCGACATGAGCTCTTCATTCATGGTTATGCGTGATCCAGTTATCTACCGTGTTCGTTTTGCTCACCATCATCAGACTGCTGACAAGTGGTGCATTTACCCAATGTACGACTTCACTCACTGTATCTCTGATGCGCTCGAGGGCATTACGCACTCTATCTGTACGCTTGAATTCCAAGATAACCGTCGTTTGTATGACTGGGTTCTAGACAACATCACGATTGATTGCCAACCTCGTCAGTACGAGTTTAGCCGTCTGAATCTTGAATACACGGTAATGTCGAAGCGTAAGCTGAACCAACTTGTGGTTGAAAACCTAGTTGAAGGTTGGGACGATCCACGTATGCCAACAATCTCTGGTTTGCGTCGTCGTGGCTTCACTTCAAGCTCGATTCGCGAATTCTGTAAACGTATTGGTGTGACTAAGCAAGAGAACATGATTGAGTTCGGCTCACTTGAATCTTGTATCCGTGATGATCTGAACGAAAATGCACCTCGTGCAATGGCTGTTCTTGACCCTATCAAGGTCGTGATTGAAAACTACGACGCTGATACAGTAGAAACACTGACAGTGGCGAACCACCCGAACAAGCCAGAAATGGGTACTCGTGAAGTTCCATTTACACGCGAAGTTTGGATTGAGCGTGACGACTTCCGTGAAGAAGCAAACAAGAAATACAAGCGTTTGGTTCTTGGCAAAGAAGTTCGTCTACGTGGTGCTTACGTGATCAAAGCTGAACGTATCGAAAAAGATGCAGAAGGCAACATTACGACTATCTTCTGTTCTTACGATAACGAAACACTCGGTAAGAACCCAGCAGATGGCCGTAAAGTGAAAGGCGTTATCCATTGGGTATCAGCTGATAAAGCGCTACCTGCTGAGATTCGTTTGTACGATCGTCTATTCACAGTGGCAAACCCAGCCGCTGCTGATGACTTTGCAGCGACGCTTAACCCTGAATCACTTGTTACACTAAACGGTTTTGTTGAACCTAGCTTAGCGGAAGGTGTAGCAGAGCAAGCGTACCAGTTTGAACGTACAGGCTACTTCTGTGTGGATTCGAAAGACTCTAAAACAGACGCACTAGTATTCAACCGCACGGTTGGTCTACGTGACACTTGGGGTAAAACTGAAGCTTAA